The genomic DNA CGGCTGCTCGAAGCTCTGATCGCCGAGGCGGTGTCGCAGCGATTTCCGCGGCTCTGCGCCTTCACGCACCAGGCGCGCCCGTTCGTGCGCGCCGGTTTCTCCATCGTCCCGCACCCGTGGGTGCCGGCGAAGATCGCGGCCGACTGCCAGACGTGCGACCTCTTCCGGCGCTGTCGGCAATACGCCGTCGTGCTCGACCTGAAGCGGACGGCAGGAGCGTGGAGATGACGGCGCCGGCCATCACCGCGGCGCAGGGCGGGATTACGGCCCCCGCCGGCTTTCAGGCGGCCGGGGTCGCGTGCGGCCTGAAGCCGTCCGGACTGGACCTCGCCCTCCTGGTCTCGGACGCGGTGGCGAGCGCCGCCGGCCTGTTCACCACCAACCTCGCGGTGGCGGCGCCGGTCGTGGTGTCTCGCGAGCAACTCGCCCGCTCCGGCGGTTACGCCCGGGTAGTCGCCGTCAACAGCAAGTGCGCCAACGCCTGCACCGGCGCCGAGGGCATGCAGGCCGCGCGCGCGATGGCCGCCGCCACGGCCGACGCGATCGGCTGCGAGCCGGAACACGCGTTGATCGCGTCGACCGGCGTCATCGGCATGCGGCTCGACACCGGGAAGGTCGCGGCCGGCATCGACGAGGCGGCGCGCAGCCTGAGCCGCAACGCGCACCTTGCTGCGGCTCAGGCGATCATGACGACCGACAACGCGCCCAAGGAAGCCGCGGTGCACGTCACGACCCCGTGGGGAAGCTTCACGATCGGCGGCATGGTCAAGGGCGCCGGGATGATCGAGCCGAACCTGGCGACGATGCTCGGGTTCCTGACCACCGACGCCGCCGTCGATCCCGCGACCCTCGATCGCGCCCTGCGGGAAGTCGCGCGGGACACGTTCAACGCGATCACCGTGGACGGCGAGCCGTCGACCAACGACACGGTCTTCATGCTGGCCAACGGCGCGAGCGGCGTCGGCATGGACGAAGCGACGTACCCGGCGTTGCTGGCCGGGCTCCACGCGCTGTGCACGGGGCTGGCCCGCGAGATCGTACGCGGCGGAGAAGGCGCAACGAAGCTGGTCACCGTGCGCGTCACCGGCGCCGCGTCGAAGGAAGACGCCCGGCGCACGGCGCGGCTGATCGCCAACTCGCCGCTGGTGAAGACGGCGCTCAACGGCGGCGACCCGAACTGGGGGCGGCTCGTGGCGGTGGCGGGGCGCGCCGGCGTCGCGTTCGATCCGGACCGGACCGTCGTGCGGATCGGCCCCGCCACCCTCTACGACGGCACGACGATTTTCGCCGAGCGCGAGCGCGAGGCCGCCGCGCACCTGCAGGGACACGAGGTCGAGGTCACCCTCGATCTCGGCGTGGGCGGCGCGGGCGCGGCCACGATGTGGACCTGCGACTTCAGCGCCGAGTACGTGCACATCAACGCGGACTACCGCACCTGAAGCTGCCGACAGTGACGACCTATCATCCCGCACCCGCGACGACGCACGGCCCGCACGGCGCCGGCAGCCTCGAAGGACGCTGTTTCCTGTCGATTCTCGACTTCGAGCCGGCCGACCTGGAACACGCTCTGGCCCTGTCGGCCACCCTCAAGCGCGACCGGCCGCTGGGCAAGGAGGCCCCGACCTCGGCGGCGCTGCAGGGCACCTACGTGGCGCTGCTCTTCGAGAAGCCGTCGCTGCGAACCCGCTCCACGTTCGAGATCGCCATCCGGGAGCTGGGCGGCAACTTCATCGTCCCGTCGGCGGACGTCGCCCTCGGGAAGCGGGAGTCGCTGGCCGATGTCGGCCGCTGCCTCGAGCGTTGGGTGGCCGGTGCCGTGGTCCGCACCTACGAACAGTCGCGCCTGACCGACCTGGCGCTGGCCACCACGTCGTTTCGCGTCATCAACGCGCTCAGCAACGAAGAGCATCCCTGCCAGGCGCTGGCCGACTGCCTGACCCTGAAAGAACGCTGGGGCGACCCGCGCGGGCGCACCGTGACGTTCGTCGGCGACGGAAACAACGTGGCGACCTCGTTCGCCCAGGCCGCGGTCATGCTCGGCATCCACGTGCGGGTGGCGTCGCCGGACGGGTGCGACCTGCCGCCGGGGATCGACGGGGACATCGCGCGGGTGGCCCGGTTCGGCGCCGAGCTGACTCGGTTCCGCGACCCCGTGGCCGCGGTCAGCGGCGCCGACGCCGTCTACACGGACGTCTGGACGTCGATGGGCCGCGAAGCCGAGGTCGCCGAGCGCCGCCGCCTCTTCGCACCGTACCAGGTGAACGATGCGCTCATGGCCCACGCCGGGAAGGACGCCTGCTTCCTGCACTGCCTGCCCGCCCATCGAGGCGAGGAGGTGACCGACTCGGTGCTGGACAGCCCTGCGTCGGCCGTCTTCGATCAGGCCGAGAACCGCCTCCATACCCAGAAGGCGCTGCTCGTGATGCTGTTCGAAGACTAGCGCCCCGACGCGCCTTCGAGCTCGGCCGCCACCCGCTCGACCTTCTCGGCCAGCCCGGCCTTGTAGGCGGCCAGCCTCTCGGCCACGCGGGCATCCGACAGGGCCAGGATCTGCGCGGCGAGCACCGCGGCGTTGACCGCCCCGGAGGCGCCCACCGACACCGTGGCCACGGGCACCCCCGGCGGCATCTGAACGGTGGCGAGCAGCGCATCCCACCCCTTGAGCGGGGACGAGTCGATCGGCACACCGATGACCGGCAGGGCCGAGTGCGCCGCGACCACGCCGGCGAGATGCGCGGCGGCGCCGGCGCCGACGATGAACACCTTCACGCCGGCGGACGGCGCCTCGGCGATGATGCGCTGCACCCGCGCCGGCGAGCGGTGGGCCGAAGCGACCGTCATGTGCGCCGTCACGCCGAGTGCGTCGAGCACCTCGGCCGCCTTGCGCATGACCGGGGCGTCCGAGTTGGATCCC from Acidobacteriota bacterium includes the following:
- the argJ gene encoding bifunctional glutamate N-acetyltransferase/amino-acid acetyltransferase ArgJ, whose product is MTAPAITAAQGGITAPAGFQAAGVACGLKPSGLDLALLVSDAVASAAGLFTTNLAVAAPVVVSREQLARSGGYARVVAVNSKCANACTGAEGMQAARAMAAATADAIGCEPEHALIASTGVIGMRLDTGKVAAGIDEAARSLSRNAHLAAAQAIMTTDNAPKEAAVHVTTPWGSFTIGGMVKGAGMIEPNLATMLGFLTTDAAVDPATLDRALREVARDTFNAITVDGEPSTNDTVFMLANGASGVGMDEATYPALLAGLHALCTGLAREIVRGGEGATKLVTVRVTGAASKEDARRTARLIANSPLVKTALNGGDPNWGRLVAVAGRAGVAFDPDRTVVRIGPATLYDGTTIFAEREREAAAHLQGHEVEVTLDLGVGGAGAATMWTCDFSAEYVHINADYRT
- the argF gene encoding ornithine carbamoyltransferase, with product MDLRLQRRVRAHQRGLPHLKLPTVTTYHPAPATTHGPHGAGSLEGRCFLSILDFEPADLEHALALSATLKRDRPLGKEAPTSAALQGTYVALLFEKPSLRTRSTFEIAIRELGGNFIVPSADVALGKRESLADVGRCLERWVAGAVVRTYEQSRLTDLALATTSFRVINALSNEEHPCQALADCLTLKERWGDPRGRTVTFVGDGNNVATSFAQAAVMLGIHVRVASPDGCDLPPGIDGDIARVARFGAELTRFRDPVAAVSGADAVYTDVWTSMGREAEVAERRRLFAPYQVNDALMAHAGKDACFLHCLPAHRGEEVTDSVLDSPASAVFDQAENRLHTQKALLVMLFED